A single window of Thalassomonas viridans DNA harbors:
- a CDS encoding cadherin-like domain-containing protein translates to MKLIRRRNRSDNQAAASTLAGGAPSVLMEALEPRLLYSADLLAGTVEFAHFEPALQEEQPTRLSILARTESQEHDLNNHQAAAFMPDADSLFAGTPADNFSFIDSFNHKVSDGSGESGIAIVAMKSGGDVQSASVVNQSLVVVEGSGAVLTLNDLQSTDADSDDNSLIYKVTDVNHGTLYINGVAWYRAGIGANDTFTQQDIIDGKVRYSHDGSNTLADSFGYSVTDTAGNQLSGQTFTITVTPAPAPAPTPTPTPVDKDSATAVNQSMTLEEGASNIQLTLAELQSTDSQTNDNALVYTVGNVAHGSLYIHGSAWAAGTNDSFTQQDIINGKVGYSHDGSNTLSDNFVYSVKDGAGNLLTGQVFAITVTPVDDDIAFMVNQSMTVMEGDSNIALSLNELQGSDADSDDSELLYTVSKVSNGTLIIKDSAWSPGTNDSFTQQDIIDGKVMYSHDGSNSGADSFSFSLADPAGNRLSGQVFSIQVNPVDDPAVIGGDLSFSGYEGDIARGTVKASDADGLSDGSYFSAGQGIYGSADIDPETGNWSYTPTDSNWFGSDSFTVRVTDDLGGETEQLITITLTGVDDAALISGDLSFSGLEGDKVAGQIYASDVDGLNDFSYFSVGPASYGLAEIDAETGSWVFTPTDSNWFGSDSFTLTVTDDLGGISQELILIELAGVNDAAIISGNLTGSVTADTDLNVELITSGQFTIVDPDEGEARFVAETIAGRYGTLRIDSQGDWSYSADNNQEVVRALDETERLTELLTVTSADGTKQQLDITIEGINDAPVILQPPTDQVLNPDSHFDLTFSNNTFSDPDSKDILTYNLVQADGSALPDWLNFNSQSLTLSGTPGNDDAGALALKLIADDGSSSVVAPFSLTVNPVFPANTPTAVSTPQTPETESTGQEEQEKAQVTEEGQQESEKSEDESQTTETDVSDAVAGLSNNLLSSAGAHQVKASQHERHEEAIFSPVSVETLAGEINEVASKAKITEVKDVSRENRPLATVDLSLLTFSSQELFEPLTDEQLSTRDKEDFFRELDQMRKELNDLADDEEPQADIVAEVTMGATLSFSVGVLAWILRAGSLMASFLSVIPLWKQFDLMPVLANQGLKSGQSPQKGQVGEAEAREESIFDSEDKKTEESI, encoded by the coding sequence TTGAAACTTATTCGCAGGCGTAACAGGTCCGATAATCAGGCGGCAGCAAGCACTTTAGCCGGCGGAGCACCTTCTGTGCTGATGGAAGCACTGGAGCCGCGCCTGCTCTATTCGGCGGATTTGCTGGCGGGAACTGTGGAATTCGCTCACTTTGAGCCGGCTTTGCAGGAAGAACAGCCAACCCGGTTGAGCATACTGGCAAGGACAGAAAGTCAGGAGCATGACTTAAACAATCATCAGGCTGCTGCTTTTATGCCTGATGCCGACAGTCTTTTTGCTGGCACGCCGGCGGATAACTTTAGCTTTATTGACAGCTTTAACCATAAAGTCAGTGACGGTAGCGGCGAGTCTGGCATTGCCATTGTGGCGATGAAAAGCGGCGGGGATGTGCAAAGCGCCAGTGTGGTGAATCAAAGCCTGGTCGTGGTAGAAGGATCCGGTGCTGTCCTGACCTTAAATGACTTACAAAGCACAGATGCCGACAGTGATGACAACAGCTTGATCTATAAGGTGACGGATGTCAATCACGGCACCTTGTATATTAACGGCGTGGCCTGGTACAGAGCCGGCATAGGCGCCAATGATACTTTTACCCAGCAGGATATCATAGATGGTAAGGTACGTTATTCCCATGACGGCAGCAATACCTTAGCTGACAGTTTCGGCTATAGCGTTACAGATACCGCCGGTAACCAGTTGTCCGGACAAACTTTTACCATCACAGTCACACCCGCACCTGCTCCCGCACCTACACCTACACCCACACCCGTAGATAAGGACAGTGCCACTGCGGTTAATCAAAGTATGACGCTGGAGGAAGGGGCAAGTAATATTCAGCTAACTTTGGCTGAGCTGCAAAGCACCGATAGCCAAACCAATGATAATGCCCTGGTTTATACCGTGGGCAATGTTGCTCACGGAAGCCTCTATATCCACGGCAGTGCCTGGGCTGCAGGCACTAACGACAGTTTCACCCAGCAAGACATTATCAATGGTAAGGTGGGTTATTCCCATGACGGCAGCAATACCTTAAGCGATAACTTTGTTTATAGCGTTAAAGATGGCGCTGGTAACCTGCTGACCGGACAAGTCTTTGCTATTACTGTTACCCCTGTTGATGATGATATTGCCTTTATGGTCAACCAAAGTATGACGGTGATGGAAGGGGATAGCAATATCGCCTTATCCTTAAACGAGTTGCAAGGCAGTGATGCGGACAGTGACGATAGTGAGTTGCTTTATACCGTAAGCAAGGTCAGTAACGGTACCTTGATTATTAAGGATAGTGCCTGGAGCCCGGGTACTAATGACAGTTTCACCCAGCAAGACATTATTGACGGCAAAGTGATGTACTCCCATGACGGCAGTAACAGCGGCGCCGACAGTTTCAGTTTCTCTCTGGCCGATCCGGCAGGCAACCGGCTTAGCGGCCAGGTTTTTAGCATTCAGGTAAATCCTGTCGATGACCCTGCGGTGATTGGCGGTGATCTCAGCTTTAGCGGTTATGAAGGGGATATCGCCAGGGGAACCGTTAAGGCCAGTGATGCCGATGGCCTGAGTGACGGCAGTTATTTCAGTGCAGGTCAGGGGATTTATGGCAGTGCAGACATAGACCCGGAAACGGGAAACTGGTCCTATACCCCGACGGACAGCAACTGGTTTGGCAGCGACAGTTTTACCGTCAGGGTAACCGATGATCTTGGGGGAGAAACAGAGCAGCTGATAACCATCACCTTGACTGGTGTCGACGATGCGGCGCTGATCAGCGGTGATCTCTCTTTCAGCGGGCTGGAAGGAGACAAGGTTGCCGGCCAGATTTATGCCAGTGATGTCGATGGTCTTAACGATTTCAGCTATTTCTCGGTGGGCCCGGCAAGTTATGGCCTGGCGGAAATAGATGCCGAAACCGGTAGCTGGGTTTTTACCCCGACAGACAGTAACTGGTTCGGCAGTGACAGTTTTACCCTTACGGTCACGGATGATTTGGGGGGGATCAGCCAGGAGTTGATCCTGATTGAACTTGCCGGAGTCAATGATGCGGCGATAATTTCGGGGAATCTAACCGGCAGTGTGACGGCCGACACAGATCTGAACGTTGAGCTGATAACTTCCGGGCAGTTTACCATAGTTGACCCTGATGAAGGGGAGGCCCGTTTTGTCGCAGAAACTATAGCCGGACGTTATGGGACGCTGCGAATCGACAGTCAGGGGGACTGGTCTTATTCTGCCGATAATAACCAGGAGGTTGTCCGGGCACTGGATGAAACTGAAAGGCTGACGGAGCTGCTTACCGTAACCAGTGCCGATGGTACTAAGCAACAGTTAGATATCACAATTGAGGGGATCAATGATGCGCCGGTTATCCTTCAGCCTCCCACAGATCAAGTTTTAAATCCGGACAGCCATTTCGATCTTACCTTTAGCAACAACACGTTTAGCGATCCCGACAGCAAAGATATCCTGACTTATAACCTGGTACAGGCGGACGGCTCTGCCTTGCCCGACTGGCTTAACTTTAACAGCCAAAGCCTTACTCTCAGCGGCACACCGGGCAATGATGATGCAGGTGCCCTGGCCCTGAAACTCATTGCGGATGACGGCAGCAGCAGCGTTGTTGCCCCCTTTTCATTGACGGTTAATCCGGTGTTTCCCGCAAATACTCCAACAGCTGTAAGTACGCCGCAGACTCCCGAGACCGAAAGCACAGGGCAAGAGGAACAGGAAAAAGCACAGGTGACAGAAGAAGGGCAGCAAGAGAGTGAAAAGTCTGAAGATGAAAGCCAAACAACCGAAACAGACGTTTCAGATGCGGTTGCGGGCTTATCAAATAATTTATTGTCGTCAGCCGGTGCACACCAGGTAAAGGCGAGCCAGCATGAACGTCATGAAGAGGCGATATTTTCGCCTGTTTCAGTTGAAACGCTTGCCGGGGAAATCAATGAAGTGGCCAGTAAAGCCAAAATCACTGAGGTGAAAGACGTTAGCCGGGAAAACAGGCCGCTGGCGACTGTTGATTTGAGTCTGTTGACTTTTTCAAGCCAGGAGCTTTTTGAACCTTTAACCGACGAGCAGTTATCTACCCGGGATAAGGAGGACTTTTTCCGGGAGCTGGATCAAATGCGCAAGGAGCTCAATGATCTGGCAGATGACGAAGAGCCGCAAGCCGATATAGTGGCAGAAGTGACTATGGGAGCCACCCTGTCATTTTCTGTCGGTGTGCTTGCCTGGATTTTACGGGCGGGTTCTTTGATGGCCAGTTTCCTGTCGGTTATTCCCCTGTGGAAACAGTTTGACTTAATGCCTGTGCTGGCTAATCAGGGGCTGAAGTCCGGCCAGTCTCCACAAAAAGGACAGGTCGGCGAGGCGGAGGCCCGGGAAGAAAGTATTTTTGATTCAGAAGATAAAAAGACTGAAGAATCAATATGA